From one Cyprinus carpio isolate SPL01 chromosome B3, ASM1834038v1, whole genome shotgun sequence genomic stretch:
- the mgat3a gene encoding beta-1,4-mannosyl-glycoprotein 4-beta-N-acetylglucosaminyltransferase a — protein sequence MGRSYLAVRMRIRRHKVFLLCLLGICVISFLHYYKALHNILLLQELSAPSTHLKSLKILINDIFWNFPTADFHPQQNSHKHSHLKVSVDLDVILPDPSDRKIHERTFVLRDDPSVFFIHTKSGAVCFGEGTDMTASASHRRLLQHHREISPKDKAINADKKVVQCPCRQGWHGPHCGIPTIVYHSNLPFKSKVTPRKVPRRVINAININHEFDLLHARFHELGDVVDVFLVCESNFTAYGESRALLFREQIVNGTFDYIKHKILYIFLDHFPDGGRADGWIVDDYLRTYLTKNGMSRLEGLKADDVFLINDADEIPARDGILFLKLYDGWREPVGIHMRKSLYGFYWRQFGTLNVLSACTAAMLFKVYKGDGIYLRRRSYYSMSGFREYENSTGRILMPWAIGSPVHYAGWHCSWCFKPEGIYYKLISAQNGDFPRWGDYSEKRKMSYIKKLIQTGGWFDGSAPKYPPSNPKEHMYAPKFLLDNYEKYRHLLENPYATEK from the exons GATGAGAATAAGAAGGCATAAAGTCTTTCTGCTGTGCTTACTGGGGATTTGTGTCATTTCCTTCCTTCATTACTACAAAGCCCTGCACAATATTCTACTGCTGCAGGAGCTCTCCGCTCCTTCCACCCATCTGAAGTCTTTGAAGATCTTGATCAATGATATCTTCTGGAATTTTCCGACTGCTGACTTCCACCCCCAGCAAAACTCGCACAAACACAGCCACCTGAAG GTCAGTGTTGACTTAGATGTGATCCTGCCAGATCCTTCAGATAGGAAAATTCATGAACGTACTTTTGTACTCCGTGATGATCCCTCAGTCTTTTTCATCCACACCAAATCTGGAGCAGTGTGCTTCGGAGAGGGGACAGATATGACTGCCTCTGCATCTCACCGCAGGTTACTGCAACATCACAGAGAAATCAGCCCCAAAGATAAAGCAATCAACGCAGACAAGAAGGTGGTTCAGTGTCCCTGCCGGCAGGGTTGGCACGGCCCTCACTGTGGCATCCCTACCATTGTGTATCATTCCAATCTCCCGTTCAAGTCAAAAGTAACACCCAGAAAAGTTCCACGTCGGGTCATCAATGCCATCAACATCAACCACGAGTTTGACCTACTACACGCTCGATTCCACGAACTTGGAGATGTCGTGGATGTGTTTTTGGTCTGCGAATCCAATTTCACTGCATACGGTGAATCAAGAGCTCTTTTATTCCGGGAGCAGATCGTAAATGGAACGTTTGACTACATAAAGCACAAAATCCTGTACATATTCCTGGACCATTTTCCTGATGGCGGTCGTGCAGACGGCTGGATCGTGGATGATTACCTCCGCACGTATTTAACCAAAAACGGAATGTCGAGGCTTGAGGGCCTCAAAGCAGATGATGTTTTTCTCATCAATGATGCGGATGAAATTCCTGCTCGAGATGGAATTCTTTTCCTCAAGCTCTACGACGGCTGGAGGGAACCGGTCGGGATCCACATGCGCAAATCCCTATACGGATTCTACTGGAGGCAGTTCGGAACGCTGAATGTTTTATCTGCTTGCACGGCAGCTATGCTCTTTAAGGTTTACAAGGGTGATGGCATTTATCTCCGGCGCCGGTCCTATTATTCCATGTCGGGATTCCGGGAATACGAGAACTCCACGGGACGCATTCTGATGCCATGGGCCATAGGAAGTCCAGTTCACTATGCTGGGTGGCACTGTTCTTGGTGTTTTAAACCAGAAGGAATTTATTATAAACTCATATCGGCCCAAAATGGAGACTTCCCACGTTGGGGCGATTACAGCGAGAAACGGAAGatgagttatattaaaaagttaatacaGACAGGGGGTTGGTTTGATGGATCTGCTCCAAAATACCCACCCTCAAACCCCAAAGAGCATATGTATGCTCCCAAATTCCTACTGgacaattatgaaaaatatcgCCATTTGCTTGAGAACCCATATGCAACAGAGAAATGA